One region of Eupeodes corollae chromosome 1, idEupCoro1.1, whole genome shotgun sequence genomic DNA includes:
- the LOC129943410 gene encoding uncharacterized protein LOC129943410 isoform X1, producing MECFKCNVFHASFQTYVQHLKHKHKYVNIYKCQKCNEERSFIYFNSFKKHISKHFMNPLDKFAKHLGEKNTHIIPHNTIDVENPFQTGGSLQNISINILRDNANLELISNLYKKNSICKKDVQYIVTAFDAYFNSDFLKTLFKGVNKSYAQAIQNPFKHISTEYKRINMLRENGLYFSSSSATIGNRLDYTNLENRTILQNITVKEKYISLKRYMIVFLENSSVFDHIMEYINELKLETNSVSNVMQTAFWKEKVTQYSPQCIVLPLLVYFDDFEVNNPLGSRNGYQKIGGVYVSFPFLSPLYRSKLENIFVTLLFHTLDKKAYGNSVFRPLIDELKDLEINPLKISNKQVFFVLVSCIGDNLGLNSMLGFTESFSCNFFCRICKMQKSDAQTAITENPFLIRNPKNYADDLKKHDVKKTGILSSCIFNELRNFHVCRNFSVDLLHDLYEGICGFETAFILHSFIKNSKYFTLEILNNRIIGFFYGRFEGLNKPQELSMDNLKNHKLRYSASELIWFMKYLPLIISDLVPESDILWNFFLILKEIIELLFLESIDEQIISCLENLIRKHHTLYLTHFKMPLRPKHHFLTHYPFIMRKFGPLKQFWVMRHEAKHKELKQIANSTRSRINICHTIAERIQLSFFQSKFQNDFENKIISGKEIKCFNPFNNISVYIAQLKNLDSNTKFCKWTAICDIKIKIGMVIEFNNIDNIPCFGLVELIGIVREANIFCICKLLKTMFFDRHNYAFLVEKTNLFKIIEFKLNVTNIRSIILSDRELYVT from the coding sequence atggagTGCTTTAAATGCAATGTATTTCATGCATCATTTCAAACTTATGTTCAACACttgaaacataaacataaatatgtaaatatatataaatgtcaaaaatgtaatgaagaaagatcatttatttattttaatagttttaaaaaacacataagCAAGCATTTTATGAATCCTTTGGATAAATTTGCAAAACATTTAGGTGAAAAAAATACTCACATAATTCCTCATAATACAATTGATGTGGAAAACCCATTTCAAACCGGGGGTTCACTACAAAATATAAGCATTAACATTTTAAGAGATAATGCTAATTTAGAACTCATTTCGAACCTTTACAAGAAAAATAGTATATGTAAAAAGGATGTGCAGTACATAGTAACAGCTTTTGACGCCTATTTTAACAGCGATTTCcttaaaactctttttaaaGGTGTTAATAAAAGTTATGCGCAGGCTATACAAAATCCTTTCAAACATATCTCGACAGAATATAAACGAATAAACATGTTAAGAGAAAATGGTTTGTACTTTTCTTCATCGTCTGCCACTATAGGCAATCGACTAGATTATACAAATCTTGAAAATCGCACAATACTTCAAAACATCACAGTGaaggaaaaatatatttcacttaAGCGTTATATGATTGTGTTTTTAGAAAATAGTTCGGTTTTCGATCATATAATGGAGTATATTAACGAATTGAAACTTGAAACCAATTCTGTTAGTAACGTAATGCAAACCgcgttttggaaagaaaaagTTACTCAATATTCTCCTCAATGTATTGTTCTACCATTACTTGTGTACTTCGATGACTTCGAGGTTAATAACCCTCTTGGTTCAAGGAATGGCTACCAAAAGATAGGTGGTGTTTACGTGTCGTTTCCGTTTCTTTCGCCGCTGTATCGTTCcaaattagaaaatatttttgtgacaTTATTGTTTCATACACTTGACAAAAAAGCATACGGTAATAGCGTCTTCCGGCCCCTAATTGATGAATTGAAAGACCTTGAAATTAACCCCttaaaaatatctaataaaCAGGTTTTTTTTGTCCTTGTTTCTTGTATAGGTGATAATTTAGGACTTAATTCCATGCTTGGCTTCACTGAAAGTTTTTCTTGTAACTTTTTTTGCAGAATATGCAAAATGCAGAAGAGCGATGCACAAACTGCCATTACAGAAAATCCTTTCTTGATTAGAAATCCAAAAAATTATGCAGATGATTTGAAAAAACATGACGTTAAAAAAACTGGTATTTTATCATCATGTATTTTCAATGAACTTCGCAATTTCCATGTTTGCCGAAATTTTAGTGTTGATTTACTTCATGATCTTTACGAGGGTATTTGTGGTTTTGAAACAGCATTTATATTgcattcatttattaaaaattcaaaatatttcactttagaaatattaaataatagaaTTATAGGGTTCTTTTATGGGCGATTCGAAGGTTTAAACAAACCTCAAGAGCTCAGTatggataatttaaaaaatcataagcTAAGATATTCAGCTTCAGAACTAATATGGTTTATGAAATACCTGCCACTTATTATTTCAGACTTGGTGCCTGAATCCGacattttatggaatttttttttaattttaaaagaaataatagaaTTACTATTTTTAGAAAGCATTGACGAACAAATTATTAGTTGCttggaaaatttaataagaaagcATCACACTTTATATTTAACTCACTTTAAAATGCCACTCAGGCCAAAGCATCACTTTCTTACTCATTATCCATTCATAATGCGAAAATTTGGCCCGTTGAAACAATTTTGGGTTATGCGACACGAAGCAAAgcataaagaattaaaacaaattgcaaATTCTACACGATCTCGAATAAATATTTGCCATACAATTGCGGAACGGATTCAGCTATCATTTTTCCAAAGTAAATTTCaaaacgattttgaaaataagatcaTTTCTGGAAAAGAAATCAAATGTTTTAACCCtttcaacaatatttctgtTTATATTGCTCAGTTGAAAAACTTAGACAGCAACACTAAGTTTTGTAAGTGGACAGCAATTTgtgatataaaaattaaaataggaatgGTAATAGAATTTAATAACATTGATAATATTCCATGCTTTGGGCTTGTAGAATTGATAGGTATAGTGCGcgaagcaaatattttctgcATTTGCAAGCTactgaaaacaatgttttttgataGGCACAATTATGCATTCTTGGTGGAAAAaacgaatttatttaaaattattgagtttaaattaaatgtaacaAATATACGTTCTATAATTTTATCTGATCGGGAATTATATGTTACTTaa
- the LOC129943410 gene encoding uncharacterized protein LOC129943410 isoform X2, with amino-acid sequence MKDTKRRASGKLWERLQTFKKTIRRSKTLSIQHSDSTPTIKTSEIEKINEKLQFLYNYLEPYDKIVEFWNDTVEARAELFKPESNLTIGSYVDKFPILKSAEGYKLYKIDFDHYYKDKSNNLLHKWTEINTKLINIAEKKNKPEIKNLLTFKSNIIGFFLLPYLLSTPVLGKRKLTQTKRSTKLESADSFFIFVSCSSRIQEKLVEVRRLLQVNKQTLQPTVILVGENKADITEAYLAIDDSLYNCEGPIEAIDACFKSYTALNAKFPESAHHIWMLIQKYIYNISTVHDKNYTTVNSLISDLT; translated from the exons ATGAAAGACACAAAACGAAGGGCATCTGGAAAACTGTGGGAACGattgcaaacatttaaaaaaacaattcgacgaTCTAAGACACTTTCAATCCAACATTCAGATTCAACACCAACTATTAAAACCtcggaaattgaaaaaattaatgaaaaattacaGTTCCTTTATAACTATCTAGAACCATAtgataaaattgttgaattttggAATGATACTGTAGAAGCAAGGGCTGAACTTTTTAAACCAGAATCAAATCTAACAATAGGTTCATATGTGGACAAATTTCCTATTTTAAAGAGTGCTGAAGgatataaactttataaaatagattttgaccATTACTACAAGGACAAATCAAACAATTTGCTACACAAGTGGACTGAAATAAACACGAAACTCATAAACATtgctgaaaagaaaaataaaccagAAATAAAGaatcttttaacatttaaaagcaACATAATTGGATTCTTTCTTTTACCATATCTTTTATCCactccagtcttaggaaaaagaaaacttacaCAGACTAAACGCAGCACGAAGCTTGAAAGTGCtgattccttttttatttttgtttcg tgCTCAAGCCGAATTCAAGAAAAGTTGGTAGAGGTAAGGAGATTGCTTCAAGTCAATAAGCAAACCTTACAACCAACTGTAATTCTTGTGGGTGAAAATAAAGCTGATATCACGGAGGCATATTTAGCAATTGATGACAGTCTGTACAACTGCGAAGGTCCCATAGAGGCAATAGATGCATGCTTCAAGAGCTACACAGCATTGAACGCCAAATTTCCTGAGTCCGCACATCATATTTGGATGCTCATCCAAAAGTACATTTATAATATCAGCACCGTACACGACAAAAATTACACTACAGTTAACTCGCTAATTAGCGACCTTACGTAA